The Pseudokineococcus lusitanus genomic interval ACGGGCGGCGGCGGGGTCCAGCGCGAGCGCCGGACCCCCGGGACCGCCCAGGAGCACCCGCACCTCGTCGCCCGGCCCGTCCTCCGGGACGTGGACGACGGCACCGGGCACGAGGCCGCGCGCCGCGAAGTCGCGGAGCCGGGCGGGGTCGTCGTCGGACACGCGCACGACGGTGACGTCGCCGCCCGCCGCGGCGTCGGCGAGGGCGACGGCCGCGGGCGGGTCGAGGGCGCCCGACGCCGAGGGGATCGGGTCGCCGTGGGGGTCGCGCGCGGGGCGGCCGAGCACCTCGTGCAGGCGCTCGACGAGACGGTCGGAGACGGCGTGCTCCAGCACGTCGGCCTCCTCGTGGACCTCGTCCCAGCCGTAGCCGAGCATCTCCACGAGGAACGTCTCGATGACCCGGTGCCGTCGGACCATGCTGACGGCCACGGTGCGGCCCGCCTCGGTGAGGCGGATGGCGCCGTACGGCGCGTGGTCGAGCAGGCCCCGCTCGGTGAGCTTGCGCACCCCGTCGGAGACGGTGGACACCCGCAGGCCGAGCCGGTCCGCGAGCAGCCCCGCGGTCACGGGCTCGCTCGACCACTCGCCGAGGCCCCACACCACCTTGAGGTAGTTCTCGGCGCTCGGGGTGAGGTCGGAGGCCGCGGGCACGCCGACAGGATGACGCACCCGCCGACGGGCGCGGCGCCGCCCGCTGGCTCAGCCGCCGAGGCTGCCGCTGGCGGTGAGCTCCTCGGCGACGTCGACGAGGCGGCGGTTCGTCGTCTGCGAGACCCGGGTCAGCAGGACGAAGGCCTGGTCGGCGGTCACCTTGTGCCGCTCCATGAGGATGCCCTTGGCCTGCCCGACGACGTCGCGGGTGGCGAGGGCCCGGGCCGTCCCCTGCATCTGCAGGGAGTCGGCGACGGCGACCGCGACGTGGCTGGCCAGCAGCCGGCCCACCTGGGCGGCGTCCTCGTCGAAGGCGCCGGGGCGGCCGGCGCAGAGGTTGAGCGCGCCGAGGTTGTCGCCCTCGACGAAGAGCTGGAGGGCGAGGACCGAGCGGAGCCCCACCTCGCGGGCACGGGCCGCGAGAGCCGGCCAGCGGTCGTCGGCGGCGAGGTCGTCGACGACGAGGACCTCGCGGTCGAAGACGGCGTCGAGGCACGGGCCCTCGCCGGTCTCCTCCTGCAGTCGGTCGAGCAGGTGCGCCAGCCGGCCCGTCTCGGCCTGCGAGCTCACGCGCCGCCGGGCACGGACCAGGCTGATCGACCCCTCCTCGGCGCCCGGGACGAGGTCGACGGCGGCCCGGACGGCGCGCTCGACGCGCCCCGGCGTCTCGGCCGTGGCCTGGAGCTCGCGGGCGAGCCGCGCCAGGCGGGCGGCCAGGTCCGGTCCCGCCTCCACGGCGGCCTCCGTCCCGGTCCCGCTCTCGCCGACGTCGTCGTGGAGGCTCTGCAGGTGCTCGTGCCCCGGTCCCGCGGTCACCCGGGGCCGACCGCGGCGTCGTCGGTGCCCGTCGTGGTCCGGCCGGACGCCTGCTGCGCCCGCGCCACGATCCCGGCGGCGACGTCGTGCACCTTGGTGTTGGTGCGCTGGCTGGCCCGGCTGAGGTGCTGCCAGGCGGCGTCGGGGTCCACGCCCTCCTCGAGCATGACGACGCCCTTGGCCTGCTCGATGACGGCGCGCGAGCGCATGGCCTCGCCGAGCTGCTCCGCCAGCGTCACGGCCGCGCTGTACCGCGCGACGTCGGCGACGGCGGGGGCCAGCCGGTCGGCGAGCTCCCGGGCGGTCGTGAGGGCGTGGCCCACGAGCTCCTGCCCCGTGGAGCAGTAGAGCGAGAGGACGCCGACGACGGTCTCGCCGTCGCGCAGGGGGAAGGAGGCGGCGGCACGCACGCCGTGGCGGCCCGCCACCCGGACGAAGGAGGGGAAGGCGGCCACCTCGGCCGTCACGTCGACGACGACGCCCTCGCCTGAGGCGACCACGGCGAGGGTGGGGCCGAAGCCGGCCTCGTACTGGCGCTCGTCGAGGAGCGCGGCGACCGGCGCGGAGAAGGCCGCCGACACGACCTTCCGGCGGTCGACGAGGGCGACGGAGACGCCCTCGACGCCGGGCAGCGTCTCGGCGACGAGGTCGACGACGTGCTGCAGGTACTGGCCGACGGGCTGGTCGAGGCGGAGCCGGTCGACGGTCCGCAGGGCGGCGGCCACGGCGGGCGGGAAGGAGACGGCCTCGAGGGGCGCGTCGAGGGCGGCGGCGACGGAGCCGTCGAGGACAGGGTCGTGCATGCGAGAGCGCTCTCTCTGCCGGACCACCGCGGGGCGCGGGGTAGGACGGGCCACGGGACGCCCGTACGCGGACCCCCGTGGACCAGTGAGAGCTGTGTCCTCAACTCGAAGCCGCTGCGAGCAGGCGTCGACGAACGACGTCGGCCGCGACGGCCACCGGTCCCACCACCGTAGTGGTGCGCGGTCGCCCCGGGCACCCGGTGACGGGCCGACCGGTGCGGCGTCGTCAGGCGGTGCGGTCCTCCCACGCGACGACGACGCCCTCGCGCTGCGCGAAGCGCTCGAGGTGGCCGCCGAGGACGTCCTTGACGACGGCGAGGACCTCGGCGTCGGGCGCGTGGGCCAGGAGGACGAGCCGGGCCGCCTCGGCCCGGACGACGCCCCGGCCGGCGCCGATGGTCAGCTCCTCGCCCTCCGCGGTGCTCTCGACGGGCGCCTTGCGGGACAGGTGCGTGACGAGCTGCTTCGCCCAGCGCTCGGGGCGGTCGATCTCGACGTCGGCGCGCGAGGTCAGGACGGCGGGAGGGGTGTCCACGGGACCCAGGGTGCCCCGTCGGGGTGGCCGGACGCACGTGCGTGGGGCCGTCGGCCGCGCCGGGTGCCAGGCTGCGCGCGTGCTGCTGCGCCCCCGACGCGACGAGGACCTGCCGGCGGTGGTGGAGGTGCTGCGCGCCGTCCACGCCGCGGACGACTACCCCTCCCGCTGGCCCGACGACCCGGCCGGCTGGATGAGCCTCCCGGGCCTGCACGGGGCATGGGTCGCGGTCGCGCCGACGGACGGGGCCGTCGTCGGGCACGTCGCCCTCGTGGCGCCCGCCCGCCTGCCCGAGGGGCCGCCCGCCGGTGGTCCCGGCACGGCCGAGGTCGTGCGCCTCCTCGTCGCCCCCGACCGACGCCGGTCCGGGGTGGGCTCGCTGCTGCTGGCCGAGGCCGTCGCGGCGGCGCGGGCGGACGGCCTCGACGTCGACCTGCAGGTCGTCGCGGGCAGCGGGGCGGTCGACGTCTACGCGCGTCTCGGGTGGGTCGAGACCCGCCGGCACGCGGCTTCGTGGGTGGGGGCGGACGGCGTCCCCCCGCAGGTCGTGCGCATGGCGCCGCCCGGCCGTGCGGCGGCGGAGGCCGCCCGGTGACCGTCCTCGCCTTCGCGGTCGCGGTGGCGGCGATGCTCGCCAACACCGCCGCGACCCTCCTCGAGGCCCGGGGCAGCCGGCGCGCCCGGCCCGGGCAGCCGGTCTGGCGCCAGCCCAGCTACGTCGTCGGTCTCCTGCTCGACGGGCTCGGCTGGGTGCTCGCCGTCGTCGCGCTGCGGACGCTGCCGGTCTTCGCCGTCCAGTCCGTCCTCACCTCGTCGGTGGCGCTGACGACGGTCCTGCACCGCGGCGGCGTCCGGCGGCTCGGACGGGGCGAGGCCGCGGGCGTGGTGGGCGTCGTGCTCGGGCTCGTGCTCGTCGCCGGCAGTGCGGCCACGGACCGCCCGGACAGCCTGCCCGCCGCCGCGACGCCCGTGCTCGTGGGCGCCGCCGTGCTCCTCGCGGTCGTCGCGCGCCCCGTCGCCCGGTGCGGCCGGCCGCTCGTCGTCGCGGCCGTGGCCGGCATCGCCTACGGCGGCGCGGCGCTGTGCGTGCGGGCGCTCCACATCACCGACGACCTCGTCGCCGACCTGCGCCTGCTCGAGCACCCGCTGACGTGGTCCCTCGTCGTGCTCGGCGTCGTCGGCGTCGTCCTCGTGGCGGCGGCGCTGCGCGACGGGTCGCCCGGCACGGTGACCGCGGTGCTGTCCGTGACCGAGGTGCTCGTCCCGGGCGGCGCCGGCCTGCTGCTCCTGGGCGACGCCGTCCGGCCCGGCTGGGAGCCGGCGCTCGCCGTCGGGGTGCTCCTGCTCGTCGGCTCGGTGCTGCTGCTGGCGCGGCAGGGGGAGCAGGTGCGGCGGCCGTCGGCCCGGCGTGAGGCGGTCTGACGCACGGACGGGCCCGCCACCCCGCGGGGTGACGGGCCCGTCGTCGCGGACGCTGCGTCAGCCGACGTCGACGCCCGCGCTGCGCAGGACGCGCGCGTCCTCGTCGGCCTGCTCGGCGCTGCCGATGCTCGGGCCGCGCGGCGGGATGGCGTCGTACTCGGCCGGGTCGAGGTCGGCGACGCGGCCGGTGGCGACCGACGTCATGAGCCCGTCGAGACCGACGTACGTGGCCCGCGTGAGCATGGCCCGGTACTGCTGGCCGAGGCTCTGCGTCTGGCCGCGGATCTCGAAGAGCACCGCGCCGCTGCCGTTGAGCTGGAACGAGCCGAGGCCCGTGCCCGGCAGGTCGAGGCCCTGCGGGTACAGCGTGACGTTGCCGAGGACGGGCCGGCGCTCGGCCGCCTTCTGCAGCGCCTGGTTCACGGCGACGTTGAGCTGCTTGGAGTACTCGAGGTCGTAGCCCTCGGCGTACTCGGCGTACTCGGGCTTCGTCGACGGGTCGGCGACGAACTGGCCCGAGATCGACAGCGTGACGAACTGCTCGGGGTCGTCCGGCATGACGTAGCAGGCGCCCTGGTGGTGCAGGTCGACGTACGTGTCCACCTCGCCGAACTCCGCCTGCAGGCCGCGGTAGACGTCGCGCACCGTCGAGGCCTCCGGCGTGACGTACCAGCCGGCCTCCTCGGAGCTGCCCGGGAAGTCCTCGGGCTGCGGGACGTACGACAGGTCGGGGTTGTAGTCCCGGTTGGTGTCGAAGCCCGGGGCGCTGCCGTAGTCGTCACCCGTGCGCGGGGTGTCGTAGTAGTTCCACGACGGCTCGGCGCCGCG includes:
- a CDS encoding metal-dependent transcriptional regulator yields the protein MPAASDLTPSAENYLKVVWGLGEWSSEPVTAGLLADRLGLRVSTVSDGVRKLTERGLLDHAPYGAIRLTEAGRTVAVSMVRRHRVIETFLVEMLGYGWDEVHEEADVLEHAVSDRLVERLHEVLGRPARDPHGDPIPSASGALDPPAAVALADAAAGGDVTVVRVSDDDPARLRDFAARGLVPGAVVHVPEDGPGDEVRVLLGGPGGPALALDPAAARAVWVQPA
- a CDS encoding GAF and ANTAR domain-containing protein translates to MTAGPGHEHLQSLHDDVGESGTGTEAAVEAGPDLAARLARLARELQATAETPGRVERAVRAAVDLVPGAEEGSISLVRARRRVSSQAETGRLAHLLDRLQEETGEGPCLDAVFDREVLVVDDLAADDRWPALAARAREVGLRSVLALQLFVEGDNLGALNLCAGRPGAFDEDAAQVGRLLASHVAVAVADSLQMQGTARALATRDVVGQAKGILMERHKVTADQAFVLLTRVSQTTNRRLVDVAEELTASGSLGG
- a CDS encoding GAF and ANTAR domain-containing protein, producing the protein MHDPVLDGSVAAALDAPLEAVSFPPAVAAALRTVDRLRLDQPVGQYLQHVVDLVAETLPGVEGVSVALVDRRKVVSAAFSAPVAALLDERQYEAGFGPTLAVVASGEGVVVDVTAEVAAFPSFVRVAGRHGVRAAASFPLRDGETVVGVLSLYCSTGQELVGHALTTARELADRLAPAVADVARYSAAVTLAEQLGEAMRSRAVIEQAKGVVMLEEGVDPDAAWQHLSRASQRTNTKVHDVAAGIVARAQQASGRTTTGTDDAAVGPG
- a CDS encoding DUF2218 domain-containing protein translates to MDTPPAVLTSRADVEIDRPERWAKQLVTHLSRKAPVESTAEGEELTIGAGRGVVRAEAARLVLLAHAPDAEVLAVVKDVLGGHLERFAQREGVVVAWEDRTA
- a CDS encoding GNAT family N-acetyltransferase, with the translated sequence MLLRPRRDEDLPAVVEVLRAVHAADDYPSRWPDDPAGWMSLPGLHGAWVAVAPTDGAVVGHVALVAPARLPEGPPAGGPGTAEVVRLLVAPDRRRSGVGSLLLAEAVAAARADGLDVDLQVVAGSGAVDVYARLGWVETRRHAASWVGADGVPPQVVRMAPPGRAAAEAAR
- a CDS encoding M14 family zinc carboxypeptidase — its product is MRLRARTTRSTVAVGLGTAALLAVTTLPGSAAPPSASADAPPAWSSSLAAAQPSDAAFAAAAPTCSDTPRKLPINEFTDHRELAVELDRIEEVSGGAVDVEQVGRSNRGREIWSARVGTGEKVVLMTSEIHGNEKVGTDALVDLVEWMGTSTTPKAQRWRDELTLVAIPKMNPDGAELDRRGNDQTWAEVQARHPQLRGAEPSWNYYDTPRTGDDYGSAPGFDTNRDYNPDLSYVPQPEDFPGSSEEAGWYVTPEASTVRDVYRGLQAEFGEVDTYVDLHHQGACYVMPDDPEQFVTLSISGQFVADPSTKPEYAEYAEGYDLEYSKQLNVAVNQALQKAAERRPVLGNVTLYPQGLDLPGTGLGSFQLNGSGAVLFEIRGQTQSLGQQYRAMLTRATYVGLDGLMTSVATGRVADLDPAEYDAIPPRGPSIGSAEQADEDARVLRSAGVDVG